The Deltaproteobacteria bacterium genome includes the window CACGTGGCCCATGTGGATGCGCCCCGACGGGTAGGGGAACATCTCCAGCAGGTAGTACTTGGGGAGGGGCGAGTCCTCGCCCACCCGGAAGCTTTCCTCGCGCTCCCACTCGCCCTGCCACTTCTCTTCGATCTTCCAGAACTCGTACTTCTCGATCATGGTTCCGGCCGCTCGCTCTCCTTGATCTTTCCGGTCTCCTTGAGACCGTTGGCGTGGGCTACCTGGTCGAGCACCCCGTTGATGAAGGCGGGGGAATCGTCCGACCCGTAGCGGTTACCGACCTCGATGGCTTCGTCGATGCTCACGTTCATGGGGATGTCCGGACAGAAGAGCAACTCGTAGGTGGCGAGGCGAAGGATGATCAGGTCCACCTTCGACAGCCGCTCAAGCTTCCAGTGCTCGACGGCGTTCTCGATGAAGCCGTCGATCTCGTCGCGGCGCGCCGTGGTGCCGGCGATGAGGCGCTGGGCGAAATCCCGGGCCGCGGGGCGCGACGGGAAGTGGCCCCAAAAGCTCTCCGGACCGGTGGGTGCCGGTTCGCCGGTGATCTCCATCTGGTAGAGCACCTGCAACGCCAGCTCCCTAGCCTTGCGGCGAATACCTGCCATCGACAGGACGTCGTGCGGGTTCAGGCGAGTTGCTTGCCCAGGCTCGCCATTTCGATGGCCGTCACCGCGGCCTCGAACCCCTTGTTGCCCATCTTCGCACCGGCCCGGTCCACCGCCTGCTCCACCGTGTTGGTGGTGAGAAGGCCGAAGGCGATGGGGATGCCGTAGTGGTTCATGGCGTTGCCCACGCCGCGCGAGGCTTCCCCGCATATATAGTCGAAGTGGGGGGTCTCGCCGCGGATCACCGCCCCGACGCAGATCAGCGCGTCGTACCGGCCGCTGGCCGCCATCTTGTGCGCGCAAAAGGAGATCTCGAAAGCGCCGGGGACCCACGCGACGTCGACGTTCCCGTCCACGTCGGCGCCGTGCCGCCTCAGGCCGTCCACGGCGCCGTCGAGCAGTCGCTCGGTGATGAAGCCGTTGAAACGGCTGGCGATGATGCCGAACCGCATCCCCGTTGCATCCAGTTTTCCTTCGATCACTCGCATGGCCGGCCCTCTAGCGACACTGCGCTCATTTCCCCTCCAGGTGGGTGAGGATGTGTCCGAGCTTGTCGCGCTTGGTTCGCAGGTAGCGGGCGTTGCCGTCGTTGGACTGGATCTCCAGCGGCACGCGTTCGCTCACCGACAGGCCATAGCCCTCGAGGCTGACGATCTTGCGCGGGTTGTTGGTCAACAGGCGCAGGCGCTGGATGCCGAGATTGCGCAGGATCTCCGCCGCCACGCCGTAGTCGCGCAGGTCCACGTCGAACCCCAGTTCCAGGTTCGCCTCGGCGGTGTCGCGCCCCTGGTCCTGCAGCGCGTACGCCTTGATCTTGTTGGTCAGGCCGATGCCGCGTCCCTCCTGGTGCATGTACACGATGGCGCCGCACTCCTCCTGGTCGATGAGGCGGAGGGCGGCCCGCAACTGGTCGCCGCAGTCGCACCGCTCCGACGAGAACACGTCGCCGGTCAGGCACTCGGAATGCACTCGGACGAGGACGTTGTCGCGCCCGCTCACGTCGCCCTTGACCAGGGCCATGTGCTCGAACGGATCGAGGTTCGTGCGGTAGAGAATCGCCTTGAAGGACCTGCCGTGGATGCTCGGGAAGTCTTCTTCCCACACCTTGCGTATGGTCGCTTCGTTGCGCAGGCGATGCGCGATGAGATCCACGATGGACACCATCCGCAGGTCATGCGCGCGCGCGAACTCACGGAGCACAGGCCCGACGGCGACGGCGCCGTCCTCGCCCAGCACCTGACAGAACGCCGCCGCCGGCTGCAGGCCGCACAGCGTTGCCAGATCCATCGAGGCCTCGGCGACGCCCGCCCGGGCCAGCACGCCCCCGTCGCTGGCTTGCACCGGCAACACGTTGCCCGGCATCACGAAATCACGAGACCCTGCGTCGGGGCGAACGCACGCGCGGATGGTATGGGCCCTCCCGGCGGCGGACACCTCCAGACCCAGAGCCGAGTTGGCGCCCACGGGAGCGCCCACCGGCGCATGGCCCGGCACCAGGTTGGCGGGCTCCTCGGCCCGGAACCCCAACCGCAGCATGTACGACGGGTGCATGGCCAGATAGAGGACGCCCCGGACATGGAGCAACATGAAGTTGATGGACTCGGGCGTCACCTTTTCCGCGGGCATGCACACGAAGCCCACGCCGCCGTCGCTGGGCTCGTCGACGAGCAGGACCGGGCGACCCTGACGGAGTTCTTCCGAGATATCTTCAATGGGAGTCAGTGACATGGAGGGTTCAGCGCCGCCGTTCACATCACCGGGTCCCCGGCGCGCGACGGTTAGTGTCGATAGGCCTTCACGAATTGCTGGACGTACTTGCCGATGATGTCGGCTTCGAGGTTGACTCTATCACCAACACCCCGGTCCTGCAAATTCGTGTGCGCCAGCGTGAAGGGGATGATCGCCACGGAAAAGGAGCGCGAAGTGCACTCGTTCACGGTCAGGCTGATGCCGTCCACCGCGATGGAGCCCTTGGGCACCAGCAGCCGGCCCACCGCCGCGGGCGCGCGGAAGCGGAAGAACGTGAAGTCGCCGCTCGGCTCCACGCGGGTGATCTGCCCCACGGCATCCACGTGCCCGGTGACCATGTGTCCGCCGAGCCGGTCGTTGAGCTGAAGCGGCCGCTCCAGGTTGACGCGGCCGCCCTCGCGCAGGTCCGCCAGGTTGGTGCGCTTGAGCGTCTCGGGAGAAACGTCCACCGCAAGCCGCCGGCCGGTCTTCCTGACCACCGTCAGGCAGCAACCGTTCACCGCGATGCTGTCCCCGAGCGCGATCTCCCGCCCCGGCAGCGCCGTCTCGAAGGTCAACTCGCCGCCTTCGGGCTCGGCGCGCCAGCGGCGCACCTGGCCCACATCCTCAATGAGTCCGGTAAACATGGTTGATCAGTCCTCACAGATACGCAGAAACCAGGATATCCTCGCCCAACCGCCGGACCGCCGGGCTGTCCAGTTGCGGGCACTGGCGCATGCGTTCGATGCCGAGGTCGCCCACCATGGGAAGGCCCTCGGCGCCGATGAACTTGGGGGCGTAGAAGCACAGCACCTTGTCCACGGCCTTTTCGGAGATGGCGCGGGCGGCGGTCACGGCGCCGCCTTCCAGCAGGACGCTGAGGACGCCGGCGCGGGCGAGTTTTCGGAGCACGCGCCGGAAGGAGACGCGGCCGCGGCTCACGGGGAAGCGCCACACCTGGACTCCCATATCCTCCAGGCGCTTCCGGCGGGCGGCAGGCGCATCGTTTCCGGTGACCAGCACGGTCTTCTCGGGGTGCGGCTGTGTGACCAGCCTGGCGGTTAGGGGCGTGCGCAGCCGCCGGTCCAGCACGACGCGCAACGGGTCGCGGCCGCCCGGCAGGCGGCAGGTGAGCTGGGGATCGTCGGCGAGGACGGTGCCGGAGCCCA containing:
- the nusB gene encoding transcription antitermination factor NusB → MAGIRRKARELALQVLYQMEITGEPAPTGPESFWGHFPSRPAARDFAQRLIAGTTARRDEIDGFIENAVEHWKLERLSKVDLIILRLATYELLFCPDIPMNVSIDEAIEVGNRYGSDDSPAFINGVLDQVAHANGLKETGKIKESERPEP
- the ribE gene encoding 6,7-dimethyl-8-ribityllumazine synthase, whose protein sequence is MRVIEGKLDATGMRFGIIASRFNGFITERLLDGAVDGLRRHGADVDGNVDVAWVPGAFEISFCAHKMAASGRYDALICVGAVIRGETPHFDYICGEASRGVGNAMNHYGIPIAFGLLTTNTVEQAVDRAGAKMGNKGFEAAVTAIEMASLGKQLA
- the ribA gene encoding GTP cyclohydrolase II, whose amino-acid sequence is MSLTPIEDISEELRQGRPVLLVDEPSDGGVGFVCMPAEKVTPESINFMLLHVRGVLYLAMHPSYMLRLGFRAEEPANLVPGHAPVGAPVGANSALGLEVSAAGRAHTIRACVRPDAGSRDFVMPGNVLPVQASDGGVLARAGVAEASMDLATLCGLQPAAAFCQVLGEDGAVAVGPVLREFARAHDLRMVSIVDLIAHRLRNEATIRKVWEEDFPSIHGRSFKAILYRTNLDPFEHMALVKGDVSGRDNVLVRVHSECLTGDVFSSERCDCGDQLRAALRLIDQEECGAIVYMHQEGRGIGLTNKIKAYALQDQGRDTAEANLELGFDVDLRDYGVAAEILRNLGIQRLRLLTNNPRKIVSLEGYGLSVSERVPLEIQSNDGNARYLRTKRDKLGHILTHLEGK
- a CDS encoding riboflavin synthase produces the protein MFTGLIEDVGQVRRWRAEPEGGELTFETALPGREIALGDSIAVNGCCLTVVRKTGRRLAVDVSPETLKRTNLADLREGGRVNLERPLQLNDRLGGHMVTGHVDAVGQITRVEPSGDFTFFRFRAPAAVGRLLVPKGSIAVDGISLTVNECTSRSFSVAIIPFTLAHTNLQDRGVGDRVNLEADIIGKYVQQFVKAYRH